The Neoarius graeffei isolate fNeoGra1 chromosome 25, fNeoGra1.pri, whole genome shotgun sequence genome includes a region encoding these proteins:
- the LOC132873851 gene encoding phospholipase A2, minor isoenzyme-like, giving the protein MKTLHTILLLVFMTFAQAFDYKALWQFRSMIICVQPDSWPAIDYADYGCYCGLGGSGTPVDELDRCCQVHDHCYSDAMQHEACWAILDNPYTEIYAYNCDKATKTITCNSKNNECEMFICECDRKAAECFAVSSYHEENKNLPSDRCK; this is encoded by the exons ATGAAGACGCTCCACACTATTCTCCTGCTCGTATTTATGACTTTTG CTCAGGCTTTTGACTACAAGGCATTGTGGCAGTTCAGGTCTATGATCATCTGTGTCCAGCCCGATAGCTGGCCCGCCATAGACTACGCTGACTACGGCTGCTACTGCGGTTTGGGTGGCTCAGGAACTCCTGTTGATGAGCTGGACag ATGCTGTCAGGTACATGACCACTGTTACAGTGACGCCATGCAACATGAAGCATGCTGGGCAATCCTGGACAACCCTTACACCGAGATCTATGCCTATAATTGTGACAAAGCCACTAAGACAATAACCTGCAATA GCAAGAACAACGAGTGCGAGATGTTCATCTGTGAATGTGACCGTAAAGCTGCTGAGTGCTTTGCTGTGTCCAGCTATCATGAGGAAAACAAGAACCTGCCTAGTGATCGCTGCAAATGA